The Pyrobaculum sp. 3827-6 genome has a segment encoding these proteins:
- a CDS encoding Fis family transcriptional regulator: MKVLRALLAKAARRPLALCDVGDVDGLASAALFKRRYPEGVVVLMAPSEVKKWWVKALTWDFVADLPCPGRAKVRADHHLTNKPCAEVEYYDPGAPAAALLAARALGLDGDAVARELVEAAVQTDTANVTDRRVRLLDLAVRYSGEAEKYAVVDILAKRGLAAVEEEPLKSMAERGLERDGLMRRLAEALPGEEKLFIYSPRRLGISYRALTIELEKKGARFVNILVKRGWRTYRLYCGAHRDSGYNCAELAARLGGGGHKYAAGAVIKAPIYDLTRPIYTLAELVKPEVVYVLGRCEGLKLPCKEVAVMNRGSGEG, translated from the coding sequence GTGAAAGTGCTGAGAGCTCTGCTGGCGAAGGCCGCGCGGCGACCCCTGGCGCTGTGCGACGTAGGCGACGTCGACGGGCTGGCGTCGGCGGCGTTGTTCAAGAGGAGGTATCCAGAAGGCGTAGTGGTGCTGATGGCCCCAAGCGAAGTGAAGAAGTGGTGGGTCAAGGCCTTGACGTGGGACTTCGTCGCGGATCTGCCGTGCCCCGGCAGGGCCAAGGTGAGGGCCGACCACCACCTCACCAACAAGCCGTGCGCCGAGGTGGAGTACTACGACCCAGGCGCCCCCGCCGCGGCCCTCCTCGCCGCCAGGGCCCTAGGGCTCGACGGCGACGCGGTGGCCCGAGAGCTTGTCGAGGCCGCCGTGCAGACAGACACCGCCAACGTCACAGATCGGCGGGTGCGGTTGCTGGACCTCGCAGTGAGGTATTCAGGCGAGGCGGAGAAATACGCAGTGGTTGACATACTCGCCAAGAGGGGCCTCGCGGCTGTCGAGGAGGAGCCTTTGAAGAGCATGGCGGAGAGGGGCCTTGAGAGAGACGGCTTGATGCGCAGATTGGCGGAGGCGCTGCCCGGGGAGGAGAAGCTGTTTATATACTCGCCCAGGAGGCTCGGCATTTCCTACCGCGCCTTGACGATAGAGCTGGAGAAGAAGGGGGCAAGGTTCGTCAACATACTGGTGAAGAGGGGGTGGAGGACCTACCGCCTGTACTGCGGCGCCCATAGAGACAGCGGGTACAACTGCGCCGAGCTCGCCGCGAGGCTGGGAGGCGGCGGGCATAAATACGCCGCCGGGGCCGTGATAAAGGCCCCCATATACGACTTGACGAGGCCCATATACACACTAGCCGAGTTGGTGAAGCCGGAGGTGGTATACGTCCTGGGGAGATGTGAAGGTTTAAAACTGCCTTGTAAAGAGGTGGCGGTGATGAATAGAGGTTCAGGTGAGGGGTGA
- the glmS gene encoding glutamine--fructose-6-phosphate transaminase (isomerizing): protein MCGIFGIVFAERPGRPLGEILRRGLERLEYRGYDSAGVAVVDRGLVVRKDAGKVAEVARRYGFDALQGVAGLAHTRWATHGRPDQANAHPHVDCGGVIAVVHNGIIENYAELREELAKRGHVFRSETDTEVVAHLVEEYKRQGLDTFSAFKKAISRIRGAYAIALIDAENPRAIYFARNLSPLIIGVGDGFNIVASDIPTVLDHTKRIIAVRDGEYGYITPTEVYIEADGVPQDAASRVEEIPWSAEMATKGGYPHFMLKEIYEQPESLASTAAGLEPARLEAAANALLAARNVYIVGAGTSYHAGLTLAHLLPRLKLTPVPIVASEYAAYEPLFDKDDFAIAVSQSGETIDTIKAVRAMRERGVRVAAVTNVVGSTLSRESDLVIYTRAGPEIGVAATKTFTTQVLTLSALYVSALRLLGYDVAERERELKAAPELARRVVEKTAGTAKDLARRLRQKPSAYYLGRGAALPVAMEGALKLKEVAYIHAEAYPAGESKHGPIALVEEDFPVVFVFSDPATREKTLSNVAEMKARGAFAIGTVPARSDYAKKLDVAIEVPEAGELTAPIAHVIPLQMLAYFAAVERGYDPDKPRNLAKTVTVE from the coding sequence GTGTGCGGCATATTCGGCATAGTATTTGCAGAGAGGCCGGGGCGCCCCCTCGGCGAGATTCTGAGGAGGGGTCTCGAGAGGCTTGAGTACAGGGGGTACGACTCGGCCGGCGTCGCGGTGGTGGACAGGGGACTCGTTGTGAGGAAAGACGCGGGGAAGGTGGCGGAGGTGGCGCGGCGCTACGGCTTCGACGCGTTGCAGGGCGTGGCGGGGCTGGCCCACACCAGGTGGGCGACTCACGGCAGGCCCGATCAAGCAAACGCCCACCCCCACGTAGACTGCGGCGGGGTGATAGCAGTCGTGCACAACGGCATTATTGAAAATTATGCAGAGCTGAGGGAGGAGCTGGCTAAGAGGGGCCACGTCTTCCGCTCGGAGACGGATACGGAGGTCGTCGCACATCTGGTGGAGGAGTACAAGAGACAGGGTCTCGACACCTTCTCTGCGTTTAAGAAGGCTATTTCTAGGATAAGGGGGGCCTACGCCATTGCGCTGATAGATGCGGAGAACCCGCGGGCTATATACTTTGCCAGGAACCTCTCGCCTCTCATCATCGGCGTGGGGGACGGCTTCAACATCGTGGCCAGCGACATCCCCACGGTCCTCGATCACACCAAGAGGATAATAGCCGTCCGCGACGGGGAGTACGGCTACATAACCCCCACCGAGGTGTATATAGAGGCCGACGGGGTGCCGCAGGACGCCGCGTCGCGGGTGGAGGAGATCCCGTGGAGCGCCGAGATGGCCACGAAGGGCGGCTACCCCCACTTCATGCTCAAGGAGATATACGAGCAGCCGGAGTCCCTCGCCTCCACCGCCGCCGGTCTAGAGCCGGCGCGGCTGGAGGCGGCGGCCAACGCCCTCCTGGCGGCTAGGAACGTCTACATAGTGGGGGCCGGCACCTCCTACCACGCCGGGCTCACCCTGGCCCACCTCCTCCCCCGCCTAAAGCTGACGCCCGTGCCCATCGTGGCGTCTGAATACGCCGCGTACGAGCCGCTTTTCGACAAAGACGACTTCGCCATCGCCGTGTCCCAGTCGGGGGAGACGATAGACACCATAAAGGCCGTGAGGGCCATGAGAGAGAGGGGGGTGAGGGTGGCGGCGGTTACCAACGTGGTTGGGAGCACCCTCTCTAGGGAAAGCGACTTGGTCATCTACACGAGGGCGGGGCCTGAGATAGGTGTAGCGGCCACCAAGACCTTCACCACGCAGGTGCTGACCCTCTCCGCCCTGTACGTATCCGCCCTGAGGTTGCTGGGCTACGACGTGGCGGAACGCGAGAGGGAGCTGAAAGCCGCACCCGAGCTCGCCAGGAGGGTCGTGGAGAAGACCGCTGGCACCGCCAAGGACCTAGCCAGGAGGCTGAGGCAGAAGCCCAGCGCCTACTACCTAGGCCGCGGGGCCGCCCTGCCGGTGGCCATGGAGGGCGCCCTCAAGCTCAAGGAGGTGGCCTATATACACGCCGAGGCCTACCCCGCTGGCGAGTCCAAGCACGGCCCAATCGCCCTAGTGGAGGAGGACTTCCCCGTGGTGTTCGTCTTCTCAGACCCGGCCACCCGGGAGAAGACGCTGAGCAACGTCGCGGAGATGAAGGCGAGAGGCGCCTTCGCCATAGGCACAGTCCCAGCGCGGAGCGACTACGCAAAGAAGCTGGACGTCGCCATCGAGGTGCCCGAGGCCGGCGAGCTCACAGCCCCAATAGCCCACGTAATCCCCCTACAGATGCTCGCCTACTTCGCCGCCGTGGAGAGGGGCTACGACCCAGACAAGCCGAGAAACCTCGCCAAGACAGTAACAGTGGAGTGA
- a CDS encoding NDP-sugar synthase, translating to MKIAPVVLAGGKPGVFEKLTGPLPKTYVKIGGRRLYHYAAEALASIFGKVYVVAPRPEALPYTYVEERGQGIEQAIAAAESYIGAESHILLAYGDVYVDPAAYRALVEGAASAGADGAVLAVPRRATRGYGVLETRPGGLLARIGGEGQWIFGGAALLPRALAKAAAQRGLYEAVNEAAGSMKIAVVPWSGVWHDVNYPEDLVQLLEYTAPRHTYIARGAKVSPTAVVEGPVVVEEGAEIDHFAVVKGPAYIGRGAFIGAHALVRNHADVEEGAVVGSSSEVSHSLICERATVGRASFISYSVVGPDAVVEPNVVTMSVLREGRERLEPIEVRGRTYYKLGALIPRASRVQSGTALQPGTGWH from the coding sequence ATGAAAATCGCCCCAGTGGTCCTCGCGGGGGGGAAGCCCGGCGTCTTTGAAAAACTCACGGGGCCCCTCCCCAAGACCTACGTAAAGATAGGCGGGAGGAGGCTCTACCACTACGCCGCCGAGGCCCTGGCCTCCATCTTCGGCAAGGTCTACGTCGTCGCCCCGCGCCCCGAGGCTCTCCCCTACACATACGTAGAGGAGAGGGGCCAAGGCATCGAGCAGGCAATCGCCGCCGCGGAGTCCTACATAGGCGCCGAGAGCCACATCCTCCTCGCCTACGGCGACGTCTACGTCGACCCCGCGGCGTACAGAGCCCTGGTGGAGGGCGCCGCCTCGGCGGGGGCAGACGGCGCAGTGCTGGCGGTTCCGAGGAGGGCGACCAGGGGATACGGCGTCCTCGAGACGAGGCCCGGCGGGCTCCTGGCGAGGATAGGCGGCGAGGGGCAGTGGATATTCGGCGGCGCCGCCCTCCTCCCCCGCGCCTTGGCTAAGGCGGCGGCGCAACGCGGCCTCTACGAAGCAGTGAACGAGGCCGCCGGCTCCATGAAAATCGCCGTGGTGCCCTGGAGCGGCGTCTGGCACGACGTAAACTACCCAGAAGACCTCGTACAGTTGCTCGAATACACAGCCCCTAGACACACCTACATAGCGAGAGGCGCCAAGGTGAGCCCCACAGCCGTCGTGGAGGGCCCCGTCGTCGTTGAGGAGGGGGCTGAGATAGATCACTTCGCCGTGGTGAAAGGCCCCGCCTACATAGGCAGAGGAGCCTTCATAGGAGCCCACGCCCTAGTCCGCAACCACGCCGACGTGGAGGAGGGCGCCGTGGTGGGTAGCAGCTCAGAGGTAAGCCACAGCCTAATATGCGAAAGGGCCACCGTAGGAAGGGCCTCCTTCATATCCTACAGCGTGGTAGGCCCCGACGCAGTCGTCGAGCCAAACGTAGTCACCATGTCAGTCCTGAGGGAGGGACGCGAGAGGCTAGAGCCGATAGAGGTGAGAGGCAGAACCTACTACAAACTCGGCGCCTTGATACCGAGAGCGAGCCGCGTCCAGTCAGGCACAGCCCTCCAGCCAGGCACAGGCTGGCACTAA
- a CDS encoding carbon-nitrogen hydrolase family protein translates to MEVAVAQMPRFSRVEEGVAWLLGRVPRVDLLVLPEYWLGARALEEGEFGRVVSGLVEVAGVVGGVVVGGGLAVRRGGAVVNVCPVVGRDGLLTWGEKIFPSAATGERGWVSPGRRLALFRAGGFVVGCLVCVDLLYPELARRLASAGAEVLVNPASISADRRGLWRAVGLVRAFENSVYVAAALGTGYRYADGRPAAGGSYVASPNGGLVDFGEEAGVYTARISRSELDYARSRRRYLEDVARGAPEVDLNTHGL, encoded by the coding sequence GTGGAGGTGGCGGTGGCGCAGATGCCTAGGTTTTCGCGGGTGGAGGAGGGGGTGGCGTGGTTGCTGGGGCGGGTTCCGCGGGTGGATCTGCTGGTGCTTCCGGAGTACTGGCTGGGGGCTAGAGCTCTGGAGGAGGGGGAGTTTGGGCGGGTGGTGTCGGGGCTGGTGGAGGTGGCGGGGGTGGTTGGGGGTGTGGTGGTGGGGGGCGGCCTCGCGGTGAGGCGGGGCGGCGCCGTGGTGAACGTCTGCCCCGTGGTGGGGAGGGACGGCTTGTTGACGTGGGGGGAGAAGATCTTCCCCTCGGCGGCCACCGGGGAGAGGGGCTGGGTCTCGCCGGGGAGGCGGCTGGCGCTGTTTAGGGCTGGGGGGTTTGTAGTTGGCTGTCTGGTGTGTGTAGATCTGCTTTATCCGGAGCTCGCGCGGAGGTTGGCCTCCGCCGGGGCTGAGGTGCTGGTTAACCCCGCCAGCATTTCCGCAGACCGCCGGGGGCTGTGGAGGGCTGTGGGCTTGGTGCGGGCGTTTGAAAACTCGGTGTACGTCGCGGCGGCGCTTGGGACTGGCTACCGCTACGCAGACGGGCGGCCGGCGGCTGGGGGGTCCTACGTGGCTTCTCCCAACGGCGGGTTGGTGGACTTCGGCGAGGAGGCAGGGGTCTACACGGCGCGGATCAGCCGCTCGGAGCTGGACTACGCCAGGTCAAGGCGGCGCTACCTGGAGGACGTGGCTAGGGGGGCGCCGGAGGTTGACTTAAATACCCACGGCCTATAG
- the tsaA gene encoding tRNA (N6-threonylcarbamoyladenosine(37)-N6)-methyltransferase TrmO, which translates to MSCPICLKPVGVVEVGLPRLGRVDKYDFVSVIRIFDEYVEGLGGLEEYSHAFIIWLFHETRGVKLKLRPWGREDFPEVGIFATRFTQRPNPIALSIVKIVEVDPPRLRVLGLDAWSGSPVLDIKPYDHLDVVNEFRTPDWFEEFFKETRGGLPRWLGPSR; encoded by the coding sequence GTGTCGTGTCCAATCTGCCTAAAGCCTGTGGGGGTCGTGGAGGTAGGCCTCCCGCGGCTGGGGCGGGTGGATAAATACGACTTCGTGTCTGTGATTCGGATTTTCGACGAGTATGTGGAGGGGCTTGGGGGGCTGGAGGAGTACAGCCACGCATTCATAATATGGCTCTTCCACGAGACACGGGGCGTCAAGCTGAAGCTGAGGCCCTGGGGCCGGGAAGACTTCCCAGAGGTGGGCATATTCGCCACGCGCTTCACCCAGAGGCCCAACCCCATCGCCCTCTCCATAGTCAAGATCGTGGAGGTGGACCCGCCGAGGCTCAGAGTCCTAGGCCTCGACGCGTGGAGCGGGAGCCCCGTGCTGGACATCAAGCCCTACGACCACCTCGACGTCGTCAACGAGTTCAGAACCCCAGACTGGTTCGAGGAGTTTTTCAAAGAGACACGCGGCGGCCTCCCCCGCTGGCTAGGCCCAAGCCGCTAA
- a CDS encoding S1 family peptidase, producing the protein MKIQEVLKIAALTAVVLAVFVAYAGLTDRVDPIYPGVEIESNKINALWPGAYCSAGVPVQYSESGGSLGFLIASHCTDPGDWQKLVFQPYYVGGGDNNYAGYTVDWGTNDAYHEPDRSKPDAAVWWVVNRGVSYYVPTGLCGWRQSWAPVIEVIPDAQLAYSYGAWKIGYVTSCTGSDYAQLIPDDRYSGRVYAVDYNIMSAQDHDSGGIVFRAGCKGSLCGVRAIGIVIGAIPPGGPYYYVLVQSADYAIKYYGVYPYVAQ; encoded by the coding sequence GTGAAGATTCAAGAGGTCCTGAAAATAGCGGCGTTGACCGCCGTTGTGCTGGCCGTGTTTGTGGCATATGCCGGACTTACAGATAGGGTTGATCCCATATATCCTGGTGTAGAGATCGAATCCAACAAGATCAATGCACTCTGGCCGGGGGCGTACTGCTCCGCCGGCGTTCCCGTACAGTACAGCGAGTCGGGAGGATCGCTGGGCTTTTTAATTGCTAGCCACTGCACTGATCCCGGCGATTGGCAAAAGCTAGTATTTCAACCCTATTACGTAGGGGGTGGCGATAACAACTACGCCGGCTATACTGTGGATTGGGGAACCAATGACGCATACCACGAGCCAGATCGTTCCAAGCCCGACGCCGCCGTGTGGTGGGTTGTGAACAGGGGAGTTAGCTATTATGTCCCCACGGGGTTATGTGGTTGGAGGCAGAGCTGGGCGCCGGTCATAGAGGTAATCCCGGACGCGCAGCTGGCTTACAGCTACGGGGCATGGAAGATTGGATATGTGACTTCGTGCACCGGTTCCGACTACGCGCAACTAATACCTGACGATAGGTACTCTGGTAGAGTCTACGCCGTCGATTATAATATAATGTCCGCTCAAGACCATGACAGCGGTGGCATAGTCTTCAGAGCTGGATGTAAGGGCTCGCTGTGCGGTGTAAGGGCAATTGGTATTGTAATAGGCGCGATACCTCCGGGCGGTCCATACTACTATGTTTTAGTGCAGTCTGCTGACTACGCAATCAAGTACTATGGCGTGTATCCCTATGTGGCTCAGTAG